The sequence GATGTTTCCCGTAAAATCGAAGGaagtattgctgctgcgaaaatAGACGTAAGTAACCAGTTTACTGCTCATAAAAGCATAAGTAACCCCCGCAGATACGGACCTAATCAAATATGAGACAGTCGAGGGTGTAGCAGCAGCTTAGCTTCCGTaacatagagtagagtggggcaagagtgcgcgtggggttagagtacgttttcgatttctgaagtcataaaaaaagataaaccagcagcactgcatcagtttgacaggtattctggccaactattatcatgtgtaattaagaacgatttgaataaacaacacgGAAGATATGGggttttttggtcattttgctaaaaataattgagttttcgttttcttgtaattcattaccatatatacgttcaatcaggtgaacattataccatttcgataaactactgtatagagtactttatggtgcagaacaccaatccggttggttttgcAAGAGGTCAAACCAtcacttgaataaattttggggaTGTGGgataaaagtacgcaggaacgggtggggcaagagtacgtaTGTGAATTttcaagttctgatgtcaaacccgtatctccggccgccgaaataagactacttccaaagcgtaaagatccacaactaagaaaaaagggacagaaatcgaaaaaaaagttttaaggataagttgaagtaatttggtgttagaaaggacttagcaaACAAAGCATTGacgcgaaataatgaaattgtattagtaCGTATTGTACACCTAAACAAAGTACGAAAAcacgattgaaaactaagtgcgtactcttgccccactctactctacatatAGAAATGAAATTCGCTTTATATAAAACTTAAGTTCATCCGGTAGCCATTTTCGGAAATAAAGCATGGAAATTATGAGAAGTGGTTTCAAGAAAAATGCGATGTATACCACATAAATTATGAGACAGTGTAGGtatcaaaagaaaaatattatgaatcttTCAAAATATGGCAGACTGACGAAtgttggaagaagaaaaaaatgcaaatacaaCATTGAACAGAGAACTGCATGAATACTGGAAATAGatgataattgaaaaaaaaacgcaaaaaatGCTTCTAAAACGcgtaaaatacaaaaataaattactattcaacattttttatccgtttaaaaaatggttttctatgaaaaaatgttacaaataagtatatttctaattttaaggGTAAATTGCCATGAATCATCCATTGCtgagttatcaattgactttttatacCGAATATTGGAAAAGAGAACAatgaaaatcacttttttcaaaaaatcgctgatgaaatattttaaaaaatcacgtgCCTTATTTAAAATGACTTTGCCagattttctgtgaaaaaaaaatcagaggtacatgaaacttcgataatgaTCCATTTTTTTTACACTGTTCAATTCGAAAAATTTGGTCGATCTATCGAAATAATAAACAATCATAAATTCATTAAATATGGGACTATGATAGTTCAGTTTCATTACATTTAAATGGCGGATGACCGATGATACCAAGTTCATATTAATGTCGCTCCAATGCATGGTTTTTATGACGTTTTTTTATAATTCCAATATTCAATCGAATGAAAGACTTTGCTGAATTTAGAAGACTTAACTTACATTCGAATAACAGTTTTAGTTCTGTTAACATTGAGAGATTGAGATTTCAACACACTGTAAATGATAACGTACTTGAATAACAAAAAGTTCTTCACAATATCTATTTGAGCAATTGTTTACGTTTAATATAATTTCGTTCTCCACAGGATTCTCTCTATCACCATCCAGTGCATAAGATATCGTTTATCGCGCAGGACATGACGGATTCACGTGCATTTGGCTATATTTTTGGATCGCCCGACAGCGGGCATCGCTTTTTCGGCATTAAAACCGACAAAGCCGCCAGCCAGGTCGTTCTGGCCATGCGGGACTTGTTTCAGGTCGTGTTTGAgctgaagaagaaggaaatcgAGTTGGCCCGGCAGCACATCCAAAGCAAGATAACTGCCCACGAACATCAAGCCGTGGCCATGGCAGTCAAAAGCACTGATGGTTACGGGAAAAGCTTAACGACAGATGGGACGTCCAGTTCGTTCGCAAGTTCAAGTCTATGCGGCGCCATTGGTGGAAGCAGTTCAAAGGCAGCGGCCAAGTGTGAAAAGTCACCCGAATCCGTTGCCGATCTGGTAGATTTGGAACAGGAACTCAGTTCTATCCAGCGAGGAATTACGCAAATGGAACGGATTACACCGAGCGAAGTGCCATCAAAAAGTGTTATCGATGATGATCCATTCGGGGACTCGTTCACCAACGTTCCTCCGGTACGACATATGCAATAcgatttacaattattttatcaaaaattcTCTACCTTTAAATCACAGGCTTACAATCTACTGCCGCCTCCCGAGTCCAGCAAACGCCATCAGAAGCAAACTCACAAGTCAACGGAAAATCTCCCCGCAACCGAAACCAGTTCAGCCGTACCATCATCATCGCCCCCTGCTCCCCCGACGGCATCAACCCCAGCACCACAAACTGTAGCGATACCACCTCCTCCGAGCAGTTCCACTCCAGCTCCAACGACCGGGGGATCGACCATGTCATCGAGCAACTCCAATCAGAACGATGATTGGCTCAACTCGCCTCCCAACACTTCGCGATTCGATCCAGACCCTGTCAAGTACTCCGATGAGCTGAATCTGAGCGACGATGGGTTCAAGGTGAGTGTTTCTCAATCAACCGAATTGTTGTATTAAATTTTACACTGTTTAAATAACGATGGAATCGTGTTGTGTGTTTGGTGAAATATTCGGAATTGTTTCGAACAAATGACGCTACGGTCTACATCCTGTTCATGATACCTACGCAACACAGctagaatatttttttgtacaGATTTCTGCGAATACAGTTTGTGCTGATCCTCATTCCCATGAACATTACTAAACACCGATAGCAACAATATATAcaatatagggtaaaatgcccaatagtggaccccctagtagcgaaattttgctcttcctgtcataaggtttagaaattttcaacatattaactctgcttgatatctaacaacaagctctgcatcccctcttcacgatacatacataaaacacccaaatacacgacgttattcgttgaaattaacattttaatgtctaactgaattcgccctatagtagaccccctgggggtccataataggaaattgcttccctatagtcgacacttcatttgattttcatgtcccgtttcgggacgttcttcttccctattatggaccccccaaaatattcctataatggacactctcgtgtttattttttatagaattgaaaaaaatcatataatttgactttccatagcatttccaacgcatgtaatcaaatcatatgactgtaaggtaggttctcccgatagaatttcatagcagaatgttgacattgtgcagtaataatgcaaaaatggctggagggtccactattggttgagggtccactattggtcattTTACCCTATACAGTGGTACACGATAGGAAaaatgaatctatgacaaaaggtcgaaaagactcgaaagagacagaaggtcgaaaggaacaaaaagtcgaaaaagacaaaaggtcgatttttttattgctttattattgtgttttttttttaaattataaactaagttcaacacagaTGAAAAGGTCAAAAGGGACAAGAAAACCCAATAAAAATGTCGGGATGTTAACGGATTGCAATGACAATAAACGATATTAGAAATCGTCtggttgagcatgagcatgagcattatgaccgcacaattcgtagttgctactccgtgattgactgaacttgcgaaattgtacagagccggccacgtccttacggtcatataggaatggaaggattgttagtccgactctcgttgctactagagaccgagtatacctctgcatctccacgattgtcttgggataggatatcgttttagtatCAAAgcataatttatctggattcactttggtaagcgatgcgatctatgggatgggaaataacactaatatttcggccgaccgcgcgatcattctgctgtccgaaacaagagagatcacgcactgaactgattgatttttattaccggccgcgcaatgcagaacacaatatttcggccgaccgcgcgatcgttctgctgtccgaaacaagagagatcacacGCTGAACTCTAAACGATATTAGAAATCGTCTGGTTGTCGGAAAAATTCGAAATTTGTTGGTCATTAAATATGGATTTTCAGGACTAGACATTCGTCACTGGTGAATTCAATATGTTGAAGTAATTTGCATGTATACATATGTATTATTTATATATAATGTAAAATTCCGAGCTATATGAGAGTATTGCAGAGGAACAGAAGCAGGCATTTTTGCTAGTTACTAATCTTCTTTATCGTATACATTTGATTAAATATAAGTGATTGAATATAAGCCAAACACTAATCAGAGACTCcttcgtttttgtttttctaatacttttgtagctgcttgTTACAATGATGTGAATTTTCGACGATTAAAGTTATGCAAATACACAACTCTTCCGCCTTTATTTCAGCAATCATATTCAACCACCCCGCAGCCATCTTCTTACACCGACGCTTTCACCGATCTGGATCCTCTGGGAACGGGGAAGATAAAACCATATATCGATAAGAAGTATTTCTTCCAAGAGCTGAAGAATCCACCAAAGAAGGTACTCAAGGACCTTTCTGGTCAAGATAGTTCTTTCAATGCCAACTTCTCCTCggaagaccttcagcgtcaatcaCCACAAACACTTCCAAAAGACAGCAACGAAATGTTCAATCCAACTTTCGACGAAGGTCCTCCAAGATCGAAGGACCAAAGAGTTGCAACTGATTTTTCGGATCCTTTTACCAACAAATCTGTTGATCCGTTCATGGATGATGATGATTTTTCCAAGCTGCACATTGATCCATTTGAAATGAAGTTTTCTAGAAATACTTCTCCAAGGCAAGTTGAAAACAAATCCGGTGATGAAATTCTAGTGAAATCGTCATCTAAGTCGGAAACTAGTAAGAGCGACGAAAGCCCAGTTGCTTACAATGGGCCACTTCAGGTCAACCTGCCTCCAGAGAGCTGGGCCCACTACATTAGTCAAAAACGCTTGGAACGTCAAAATTCCGACTCAATATCACCCGGAACGGGAGTATCAAGCGTAGCGAGAAATCGTCCAAATGTATTTAAACAGAACACTGTAGATGTGATTTCCAGCATAAGTAGCAGTTCCAAAAAGATGAAACCAAATCTTTTTggacaaaaattttcaaaacgagaCTCAAATAGTATAAACATGCGACGCTTGCAGGAAAGTGATTCCCTTAGCGAAAATGAAGCAGCTCCAGAACCTCCTCCTCGTCCCGATTCAGGATCGCATATTGAACCACCTCCACTGCCTCCGAAAAAACAATTCGCAGACATTGTGATACGGCCAACTCCTCGATCGGGTCCAACAACGAACTCAAGTTCTAGCGGGTCCACCAAAGAACGCTACGATTACGTGGCAGCTAAATTTGAATCGAAGGGTCAACCAGTAAGTGACGCTCCGCCATTGCCATTACCATCGCGGAAGGTCAATAGACACGATAGTTCTTCTCCGGGACGCCCATTCAAAAAACTGACTGACGAAGATGACTATCTGCAGCCAATTCCAGCTAAATCCGAAATTCCAACTTTGTTACCGCCACCACAACGCAAAGATGCATCTAAAACACGTGCTGCTCGCAAATCTGAAACCGATCCACGAAATCTGGATGAGCCAACACCTCCAGCGCACTCGAAATCGCCTACAGTGAGGGACACAGAATCACTTTTACCAGATATTACTCTTAGTCAATTATTAACACTAGGCATTGATGAACTAGCTACCAAACTGAATGTTCCAGTCACTAAACTAAGCACAATGACTTTGGTGGAGCTTACTTCATATTTATCCGAATTCATCGAGAAAAGCAAAACTTCGCCATCTTCGGCAACATCTTGGAATCAGGAAGCAGAAAACAACGATTCTCCCGTTTTTAAAGTGAACTTTGATGATCATAACGATGCAACCTTTATTGCCAAATTTGACGATAACTTTGGCGAAGATAATACATTTGTCGCAAACTTCGACAATATGAATCTTCAGTCTACTTCCCAAGCATCTACTCAACCCAGTTCAAATGTCCCAGTAATCGATAAATATGCCGTTTTCCGAGAGATTATTGAACAAGAAATAGGTCCAGATCAACAAACAGCAGACCCAGAGAAAGCAGGACTGGATTTGTCTACGCTTGATTTTGATAGAGAAGTCGCTTCTGAGATGAATAGACTGTCGCCAAACATAACTGGCGATCAATTCTCAATATCGCCATCACAAATGCAATCTTTCTCCGCAACCAGTCCCGTGCCAGCTGTACCGATGACAAAGATCGATACAAAAATTACTGAAGTAATATCTCAAGCCAAAGATCGATATGCTGCTTTGCGGGACATTATTTTAGTTGAAGACCTGTTCGAAAAACCGATCCCTCCATCTGGTTCCAGTGCACCAATAGCTCGAATGGAATCATCCTCTTTCGAAGACCAAACCATGGAAGATGAACATCGTTTTGAAGCGAATTTTGACGATATGCCTCAAATGGAgagccattccccagaaatcaACATTTCCGATGCTGATAACAACGATGATTACCCTCCTATGGAAGAAATATATGTTGATGCAACGCTACTAGCTCTTGATCAACCAGAATCCCATAGTATGAGCTTCCGAAACACTCCCAAGGAAGACTTGGAAATAGACGCTTTCATGCAAAAGGCCGTATCGAATCTGTCTCTTCACAGTACCGGGCAGCAATCCCCAGGACCAACCCAAACAACTAGTGGCAATTTGACTATAAAGTCCCCTCAACTGCAAAGCATTTCAACCTCTCCAATGCGACCCCTGCAAAGTAAATCACCGGTAGCGGAGGGTGGCAACTTGGCAGCACAAAACGCTTCGGTAGAAAACTTAGCACGAGCTACCCTTAACGACATGAGCACCTCGCCAATTCCACTATCAAAACCATCTACGGCCGTGAGAGGAACAGGAAGACCATCCCCGTTGGCCAAATCCCCGATGGACGTCACTTTCGCCGATGAAACGTCGAGCAACGCGAAGAAAAGTACAGACTCTCTACAGAAACGTTCATCGGGCTCACAGAGCGATGGTGGAGAAACGTCACCTGAAGCGGATCGAAATCAGGGTAAGTATTTGGAACTACTACTACTCAGTGGAACAATAATTAGAATGCATGTATGTCACACTTCTTACTTTACACATTTCAACTATTCGATCAAACggcattcggacaaatgaccctaaacATTACAAATTCTATAGGATTTCTATATGAATTCTATATGATGAGTATTTATGagtatttattaaatttatgttctatacaagcaaaatttttcaa comes from Armigeres subalbatus isolate Guangzhou_Male chromosome 2, GZ_Asu_2, whole genome shotgun sequence and encodes:
- the LOC134211297 gene encoding protein disabled isoform X2 gives rise to the protein MQTLRKKTSPLKYRNEPGRFFGDGVSFKAKLIGILEVGEARGDRMCQEALQDLKMAIRAAGEHKQRITIHVTIDGLRLRDEKTGDSLYHHPVHKISFIAQDMTDSRAFGYIFGSPDSGHRFFGIKTDKAASQVVLAMRDLFQVVFELKKKEIELARQHIQSKITAHEHQAVAMAVKSTDGYGKSLTTDGTSSSFASSSLCGAIGGSSSKAAAKCEKSPESVADLVDLEQELSSIQRGITQMERITPSEVPSKSVIDDDPFGDSFTNVPPAYNLLPPPESSKRHQKQTHKSTENLPATETSSAVPSSSPPAPPTASTPAPQTVAIPPPPSSSTPAPTTGGSTMSSSNSNQNDDWLNSPPNTSRFDPDPVKYSDELNLSDDGFKQSYSTTPQPSSYTDAFTDLDPLGTGKIKPYIDKKYFFQELKNPPKKVLKDLSGQDSSFNANFSSEDLQRQSPQTLPKDSNEMFNPTFDEGPPRSKDQRVATDFSDPFTNKSVDPFMDDDDFSKLHIDPFEMKFSRNTSPRQVENKSGDEILVKSSSKSETSKSDESPVAYNGPLQVNLPPESWAHYISQKRLERQNSDSISPGTGVSSVARNRPNVFKQNTVDVISSISSSSKKMKPNLFGQKFSKRDSNSINMRRLQESDSLSENEAAPEPPPRPDSGSHIEPPPLPPKKQFADIVIRPTPRSGPTTNSSSSGSTKERYDYVAAKFESKGQPVSDAPPLPLPSRKVNRHDSSSPGRPFKKLTDEDDYLQPIPAKSEIPTLLPPPQRKDASKTRAARKSETDPRNLDEPTPPAHSKSPTVRDTESLLPDITLSQLLTLGIDELATKLNVPVTKLSTMTLVELTSYLSEFIEKSKTSPSSATSWNQEAENNDSPVFKVNFDDHNDATFIAKFDDNFGEDNTFVANFDNMNLQSTSQASTQPSSNVPVIDKYAVFREIIEQEIGPDQQTADPEKAGLDLSTLDFDREVASEMNRLSPNITGDQFSISPSQMQSFSATSPVPAVPMTKIDTKITEVISQAKDRYAALRDIILVEDLFEKPIPPSGSSAPIARMESSSFEDQTMEDEHRFEANFDDMPQMESHSPEINISDADNNDDYPPMEEIYVDATLLALDQPESHSMSFRNTPKEDLEIDAFMQKAVSNLSLHSTGQQSPGPTQTTSGNLTIKSPQLQSISTSPMRPLQSKSPVAEGGNLAAQNASVENLARATLNDMSTSPIPLSKPSTAVRGTGRPSPLAKSPMDVTFADETSSNAKKSTDSLQKRSSGSQSDGGETSPEADRNQDAKASKLTPTNANESWAVFDQPAHPPAPKKPDGGRLPKGADKPSAESPCSSDPKDEWKNEREYARRWPTKGHTSSSSRDVSPWDEDGPEYRKRPPSQHHPPTSGERYHHPRMPPRRINSNDEDYEDDMKDRCERRRRMKGGQMSSRSRDNFDDEHWYHERQSWSPTEEDERPDRSRSFDRNAYERSTYGPPYEKREPKSLPPYDRRDYKNYDKRKYYRERARPNYDYDPYGEGYDQRMMKGRIEYEEVYERGPRDSRAAREYFYDRDRKSFDRDSNESYERRSFGSGDLYGSLDSRGDYRDRDRYLSLDKSRSLRRGLRNAGSARLDDPDQDSEGEMVGGRRGDTNSLHRSSQNIRGKQHQVVDDEVWGVSMSGKPGWKRPSSASEQERRYNESRRMISNTAQVGSDGEKDRRFRKKSRTRSKEPDIRPGYATMRYPPRSKEDYFDFDADTRGTGSGGGMYDNDEEDDVGTGKIEPMDESPSYYGRRQPPPYYKPTTPRAEGRSLNDTLIAQEAKKMARYEYEEEAMRRMKKSNSRDLYFEGEEKERFSGKFGSGSFGNVTPPKSTKHVRMELEFEDFGDTPQSTTSGKFNFESGDGFESDFNSPPAPPCGGGQVPHHTTKAFRFSNDFSEKDPGRHYQAYHKGQPQSFGGFEADFSTAPRPTSTAQTASKLRFNENVTVSKFSSESATGSHMFEDDFAGRSDNELEDQWTPEMPAPLTNSNGGKKILKTSSQQQSQQHDNLRKSDSVNIFAKKVEDPFEDDDFFSSGLTTEKDPFEGNGGGQGGGETGGTGGSGGQSGWDKNFANFDDNI
- the LOC134211297 gene encoding protein disabled isoform X1 → MMLRTNQQDRKSIANRNEPGRFFGDGVSFKAKLIGILEVGEARGDRMCQEALQDLKMAIRAAGEHKQRITIHVTIDGLRLRDEKTGDSLYHHPVHKISFIAQDMTDSRAFGYIFGSPDSGHRFFGIKTDKAASQVVLAMRDLFQVVFELKKKEIELARQHIQSKITAHEHQAVAMAVKSTDGYGKSLTTDGTSSSFASSSLCGAIGGSSSKAAAKCEKSPESVADLVDLEQELSSIQRGITQMERITPSEVPSKSVIDDDPFGDSFTNVPPAYNLLPPPESSKRHQKQTHKSTENLPATETSSAVPSSSPPAPPTASTPAPQTVAIPPPPSSSTPAPTTGGSTMSSSNSNQNDDWLNSPPNTSRFDPDPVKYSDELNLSDDGFKQSYSTTPQPSSYTDAFTDLDPLGTGKIKPYIDKKYFFQELKNPPKKVLKDLSGQDSSFNANFSSEDLQRQSPQTLPKDSNEMFNPTFDEGPPRSKDQRVATDFSDPFTNKSVDPFMDDDDFSKLHIDPFEMKFSRNTSPRQVENKSGDEILVKSSSKSETSKSDESPVAYNGPLQVNLPPESWAHYISQKRLERQNSDSISPGTGVSSVARNRPNVFKQNTVDVISSISSSSKKMKPNLFGQKFSKRDSNSINMRRLQESDSLSENEAAPEPPPRPDSGSHIEPPPLPPKKQFADIVIRPTPRSGPTTNSSSSGSTKERYDYVAAKFESKGQPVSDAPPLPLPSRKVNRHDSSSPGRPFKKLTDEDDYLQPIPAKSEIPTLLPPPQRKDASKTRAARKSETDPRNLDEPTPPAHSKSPTVRDTESLLPDITLSQLLTLGIDELATKLNVPVTKLSTMTLVELTSYLSEFIEKSKTSPSSATSWNQEAENNDSPVFKVNFDDHNDATFIAKFDDNFGEDNTFVANFDNMNLQSTSQASTQPSSNVPVIDKYAVFREIIEQEIGPDQQTADPEKAGLDLSTLDFDREVASEMNRLSPNITGDQFSISPSQMQSFSATSPVPAVPMTKIDTKITEVISQAKDRYAALRDIILVEDLFEKPIPPSGSSAPIARMESSSFEDQTMEDEHRFEANFDDMPQMESHSPEINISDADNNDDYPPMEEIYVDATLLALDQPESHSMSFRNTPKEDLEIDAFMQKAVSNLSLHSTGQQSPGPTQTTSGNLTIKSPQLQSISTSPMRPLQSKSPVAEGGNLAAQNASVENLARATLNDMSTSPIPLSKPSTAVRGTGRPSPLAKSPMDVTFADETSSNAKKSTDSLQKRSSGSQSDGGETSPEADRNQDAKASKLTPTNANESWAVFDQPAHPPAPKKPDGGRLPKGADKPSAESPCSSDPKDEWKNEREYARRWPTKGHTSSSSRDVSPWDEDGPEYRKRPPSQHHPPTSGERYHHPRMPPRRINSNDEDYEDDMKDRCERRRRMKGGQMSSRSRDNFDDEHWYHERQSWSPTEEDERPDRSRSFDRNAYERSTYGPPYEKREPKSLPPYDRRDYKNYDKRKYYRERARPNYDYDPYGEGYDQRMMKGRIEYEEVYERGPRDSRAAREYFYDRDRKSFDRDSNESYERRSFGSGDLYGSLDSRGDYRDRDRYLSLDKSRSLRRGLRNAGSARLDDPDQDSEGEMVGGRRGDTNSLHRSSQNIRGKQHQVVDDEVWGVSMSGKPGWKRPSSASEQERRYNESRRMISNTAQVGSDGEKDRRFRKKSRTRSKEPDIRPGYATMRYPPRSKEDYFDFDADTRGTGSGGGMYDNDEEDDVGTGKIEPMDESPSYYGRRQPPPYYKPTTPRAEGRSLNDTLIAQEAKKMARYEYEEEAMRRMKKSNSRDLYFEGEEKERFSGKFGSGSFGNVTPPKSTKHVRMELEFEDFGDTPQSTTSGKFNFESGDGFESDFNSPPAPPCGGGQVPHHTTKAFRFSNDFSEKDPGRHYQAYHKGQPQSFGGFEADFSTAPRPTSTAQTASKLRFNENVTVSKFSSESATGSHMFEDDFAGRSDNELEDQWTPEMPAPLTNSNGGKKILKTSSQQQSQQHDNLRKSDSVNIFAKKVEDPFEDDDFFSSGLTTEKDPFEGNGGGQGGGETGGTGGSGGQSGWDKNFANFDDNI
- the LOC134211297 gene encoding protein disabled isoform X4, which translates into the protein MCQEALQDLKMAIRAAGEHKQRITIHVTIDGLRLRDEKTGDSLYHHPVHKISFIAQDMTDSRAFGYIFGSPDSGHRFFGIKTDKAASQVVLAMRDLFQVVFELKKKEIELARQHIQSKITAHEHQAVAMAVKSTDGYGKSLTTDGTSSSFASSSLCGAIGGSSSKAAAKCEKSPESVADLVDLEQELSSIQRGITQMERITPSEVPSKSVIDDDPFGDSFTNVPPAYNLLPPPESSKRHQKQTHKSTENLPATETSSAVPSSSPPAPPTASTPAPQTVAIPPPPSSSTPAPTTGGSTMSSSNSNQNDDWLNSPPNTSRFDPDPVKYSDELNLSDDGFKQSYSTTPQPSSYTDAFTDLDPLGTGKIKPYIDKKYFFQELKNPPKKVLKDLSGQDSSFNANFSSEDLQRQSPQTLPKDSNEMFNPTFDEGPPRSKDQRVATDFSDPFTNKSVDPFMDDDDFSKLHIDPFEMKFSRNTSPRQVENKSGDEILVKSSSKSETSKSDESPVAYNGPLQVNLPPESWAHYISQKRLERQNSDSISPGTGVSSVARNRPNVFKQNTVDVISSISSSSKKMKPNLFGQKFSKRDSNSINMRRLQESDSLSENEAAPEPPPRPDSGSHIEPPPLPPKKQFADIVIRPTPRSGPTTNSSSSGSTKERYDYVAAKFESKGQPVSDAPPLPLPSRKVNRHDSSSPGRPFKKLTDEDDYLQPIPAKSEIPTLLPPPQRKDASKTRAARKSETDPRNLDEPTPPAHSKSPTVRDTESLLPDITLSQLLTLGIDELATKLNVPVTKLSTMTLVELTSYLSEFIEKSKTSPSSATSWNQEAENNDSPVFKVNFDDHNDATFIAKFDDNFGEDNTFVANFDNMNLQSTSQASTQPSSNVPVIDKYAVFREIIEQEIGPDQQTADPEKAGLDLSTLDFDREVASEMNRLSPNITGDQFSISPSQMQSFSATSPVPAVPMTKIDTKITEVISQAKDRYAALRDIILVEDLFEKPIPPSGSSAPIARMESSSFEDQTMEDEHRFEANFDDMPQMESHSPEINISDADNNDDYPPMEEIYVDATLLALDQPESHSMSFRNTPKEDLEIDAFMQKAVSNLSLHSTGQQSPGPTQTTSGNLTIKSPQLQSISTSPMRPLQSKSPVAEGGNLAAQNASVENLARATLNDMSTSPIPLSKPSTAVRGTGRPSPLAKSPMDVTFADETSSNAKKSTDSLQKRSSGSQSDGGETSPEADRNQDAKASKLTPTNANESWAVFDQPAHPPAPKKPDGGRLPKGADKPSAESPCSSDPKDEWKNEREYARRWPTKGHTSSSSRDVSPWDEDGPEYRKRPPSQHHPPTSGERYHHPRMPPRRINSNDEDYEDDMKDRCERRRRMKGGQMSSRSRDNFDDEHWYHERQSWSPTEEDERPDRSRSFDRNAYERSTYGPPYEKREPKSLPPYDRRDYKNYDKRKYYRERARPNYDYDPYGEGYDQRMMKGRIEYEEVYERGPRDSRAAREYFYDRDRKSFDRDSNESYERRSFGSGDLYGSLDSRGDYRDRDRYLSLDKSRSLRRGLRNAGSARLDDPDQDSEGEMVGGRRGDTNSLHRSSQNIRGKQHQVVDDEVWGVSMSGKPGWKRPSSASEQERRYNESRRMISNTAQVGSDGEKDRRFRKKSRTRSKEPDIRPGYATMRYPPRSKEDYFDFDADTRGTGSGGGMYDNDEEDDVGTGKIEPMDESPSYYGRRQPPPYYKPTTPRAEGRSLNDTLIAQEAKKMARYEYEEEAMRRMKKSNSRDLYFEGEEKERFSGKFGSGSFGNVTPPKSTKHVRMELEFEDFGDTPQSTTSGKFNFESGDGFESDFNSPPAPPCGGGQVPHHTTKAFRFSNDFSEKDPGRHYQAYHKGQPQSFGGFEADFSTAPRPTSTAQTASKLRFNENVTVSKFSSESATGSHMFEDDFAGRSDNELEDQWTPEMPAPLTNSNGGKKILKTSSQQQSQQHDNLRKSDSVNIFAKKVEDPFEDDDFFSSGLTTEKDPFEGNGGGQGGGETGGTGGSGGQSGWDKNFANFDDNI